From Piliocolobus tephrosceles isolate RC106 chromosome 16, ASM277652v3, whole genome shotgun sequence, the proteins below share one genomic window:
- the SUPT4H1 gene encoding transcription elongation factor SPT4: protein MALETVPKDLRHLRACLLCSLVKTIDQFEYDGCDNCDAYLQMKGNREMVYDCTSSSFDGIIAMMSPEDSWVSKWQRVSNFKPGVYAVSVTGRLPQGIVRELKSRGVAYKSRDTAIKT from the exons ATGGCCCTGGAGACAGTGCCGAAGGACCTGCGGCATCTGCGGGCCTGTTTGCTGTGTTCGCTGGTCAAG ACTATAGACCAGTTTGAATATGATGGTTGTGACAATTGTGATGCATATCTACAAATGAAGGGTAACCGTGAGATGGTATATGACTGCACCAGCTCTTCCTTTGATGG AATCATTGCGATGATGAGTCCAGAGGACAGCTGGGTCTCCAAGTGGCAGCGAGTCA gtAACTTTAAGCCAGGTGTATATGCGGTGTCAGTCACTGGTCGCCTGCCCCAAG GAATCGTGCGGGAGCTGAAAAGTCGAGGAGTGGCCTACAAATCCAGAGACACAGCTATAAAGACCTAG